One stretch of Ictalurus punctatus breed USDA103 chromosome 5, Coco_2.0, whole genome shotgun sequence DNA includes these proteins:
- the mthfr gene encoding methylenetetrahydrofolate reductase isoform X1: MKMKRVHPLKLSFGEGSNGGPDETERERKRKREGDGDQRGREGIMVNQREENGLLWIKSDSSGASNSGESSKNSSKESSRCSTPVGESDRGNRLRDKMRRRIESGDCWFSLEFFPPRTAGGAVNLISRFDRMGSGGPLFIDITWHPAGDPGSDKETSSMMIASTAVNYCGLESVLHLTCCKQTKDKLTFYLNKAKHLGLKNIMALRGDPVGADWEEEEGGFNYAVDLVKHIRSEFDDYFDICVAGYPTGHPEAESYEEDLRRLKEKVDAGAHFVVTQLFFRAETFLKFLKDCRAIGITCPILPGIFPLQGYHSLRQLVKLSKLEVPEEIMKVIEPIKDNDAAIRNYGVQQAVEMCKVLLNSGDVPGLHFYTLNREVATTEVLRQLGLWAEDPRRPLPWTVSAHPKRKMEDVRPIFWSTRSKSYIYRTQDWDDFPNGRWGNSSSPAFGELTDYYLFYLKSKSPKEALLKMWGEELTSEQSVYEVFTNYITAQPNQNGHKVMCLPWNDDPLAPETNMLKDELEKVNRRGILTINSQPNINGKPSSDPIVGWGPPGGYVFQKAYLEFFTSNENAKALLKVLKKYEPRVNYHIVNMRGENITNAPELQPNAVTWGIFPGREIVQPTVVDPVSFMSWKDEAFALWIEQWGKLYEDESPSRMIIQYIHDNYFLVNLVDNDFPLNSCLWQVIDDMFELLSAPPEPLEENIHSQTDAVSF; the protein is encoded by the exons atgaaaatgaaaagagtGCATCCATTAAAGCTCAGCTTTGGGGAAGGAAGCAACGGGGGACCAgatgagactgagagagagagaaaaagaaaaagagaaggtgATGGAGATCAGAGGGGACGAGAAG GAATCATGGTGAACCAGCGGGAGGAAAACGGATTGCTGTGGATTAAAAGCGATTCGAGCGGAGCGAGTAACAGCGGCGAGAGCTCCAAGAACAGCTCAAAGGAGAGCTCCAGGTGTTCCACACCTGTTGGGGAGTCGGACCGCGGAAACCGACTGAGGGACAAGATGAGGCGACGCATCGAGTCGGGGGACTGCTGGTTCTCCCTCGAGTTCTTTCCACCACGCACAGCCGGCGGTGCTGTTAACCTCATTTCCAG ATTTGACCGTATGGGATCTGGTGGGCCTCTATTCATCGACATCACTTGGCATCCAGCAGGAGATCCTGGCTCAGACAAAGAGACCTCATCCATGATGATTGCTAGCACAGCAGTCAACTACTGTGGCCTGGAGAGTGTGCTGCATCTGACCTGCTGCAAGCAAACAAAAGACAAGCTCACATTCTATCTGAACAAAGCCAAGCATCTGGGACTGAAGAACATCATGGCGCTGAGGGGAG ATCCAGTGGGAGCAGActgggaagaagaagaaggagggtTCAACTATGCTGTAGACCTGGTGAAGCATATCCGCAGTGAATTTGATGATTATTTTGACATTTGTGTCGCTG GCTACCCGACTGGGCACCCAGAGGCCGAGAGCTATGAAGAGGACCTGAGACGATTAAAAGAGAAAGTGGACGCAGGAGCACACTTTGTTGTGACTCAGCTGTTTTTCAGAGctgaaacatttctgaaattcCTTAAGGACTGCAGAGCTATTGGCATCACCTGTCCCATTTTACCTGGAATTTTCCCCCTTCAG GGTTATCACTCACTACGTCAGCTGGTCAAACTGTCAAAGCTGGAGGTGCCAGAGGAAATCATGAAAGTGATTGAGCCCATCAAAGACAACGATGCTGCCATCCGTAACTATGGTGTCCAGCAGGCCGTGGAGATGTGCAAGGTGCTACTGAACAGCGGCGATGTGCCCGGCCTGCACTTCTATACACTGAACAGAGAGGTGGCTACAACCGAAGTGCTCCGACAGCTCGGTTTATGGGCCGAGGACCCTCG GCGACCTCTGCCCTGGACTGTTAGTGCTCATCCCAAACGAAAGATGGAGGACGTCAGGCCAATCTTCTGGTCCACGAGGTCCAAAAGCTACATCTATAGAACGCAGGACTGGGATGATTTTCCCAATGGGAGATG GGGGAACTCCTCATCTCCTGCCTTTGGTGAGCTGACGGATTACTATTTGTTCTATCTGAAGAGCAAGTCCCCTAAAGAAGCCCTATTAAAGATGTGGGGAGAGGAACTAACAAGTGAGCAGAGTGTGTATGAAGTCTTCACCaactatattacagcacagccCAACCAAAATGGACACAAG GTTATGTGTCTACCATGGAACGATGACCCTCTGGCTCCAGAAACAAACATGTTAAAGGATGAGCTAGAGAAAGTGAATCGTAGAGGTATCCTCACCATCAACTCCCAGCCCAACATCAATGGCAAGCCTTCTTCTGACCCCATTGTAGGTTGGGGACCCCCAGGAGGATACGTCTTCCAGAAG GCTTACCTGGAATTTTTCAcatcaaatgaaaatgcaaaggCACTTCTTAAAGTGCTGAAGAAATATGAACCACGTGTGAACTATCACATCGTCAACATGCGG GGTGAGAATATTACAAATGCCCCTGAATTGCAACCCAATGCTGTAACCTGGGGGATTTTCCCTGGCAGAGAGATTGTTCAGCCCACTGTGGTCGATCCAGTCAGCTTTATGTCCTGGAAG gACGAGGCATTTGCGCTGTGGATTGAGCAGTGGGGGAAGCTGTATGAGGACGAGTCCCCCTCCAGAATGATCATCCAGTACATCCACGATAACTATTTCCTAGTCAACCTAGTGGACAATGATTTCCCCTTGAACAGCTGTCTGTGGCAG
- the mthfr gene encoding methylenetetrahydrofolate reductase isoform X2, with translation MVNQREENGLLWIKSDSSGASNSGESSKNSSKESSRCSTPVGESDRGNRLRDKMRRRIESGDCWFSLEFFPPRTAGGAVNLISRFDRMGSGGPLFIDITWHPAGDPGSDKETSSMMIASTAVNYCGLESVLHLTCCKQTKDKLTFYLNKAKHLGLKNIMALRGDPVGADWEEEEGGFNYAVDLVKHIRSEFDDYFDICVAGYPTGHPEAESYEEDLRRLKEKVDAGAHFVVTQLFFRAETFLKFLKDCRAIGITCPILPGIFPLQGYHSLRQLVKLSKLEVPEEIMKVIEPIKDNDAAIRNYGVQQAVEMCKVLLNSGDVPGLHFYTLNREVATTEVLRQLGLWAEDPRRPLPWTVSAHPKRKMEDVRPIFWSTRSKSYIYRTQDWDDFPNGRWGNSSSPAFGELTDYYLFYLKSKSPKEALLKMWGEELTSEQSVYEVFTNYITAQPNQNGHKVMCLPWNDDPLAPETNMLKDELEKVNRRGILTINSQPNINGKPSSDPIVGWGPPGGYVFQKAYLEFFTSNENAKALLKVLKKYEPRVNYHIVNMRGENITNAPELQPNAVTWGIFPGREIVQPTVVDPVSFMSWKDEAFALWIEQWGKLYEDESPSRMIIQYIHDNYFLVNLVDNDFPLNSCLWQVIDDMFELLSAPPEPLEENIHSQTDAVSF, from the exons ATGGTGAACCAGCGGGAGGAAAACGGATTGCTGTGGATTAAAAGCGATTCGAGCGGAGCGAGTAACAGCGGCGAGAGCTCCAAGAACAGCTCAAAGGAGAGCTCCAGGTGTTCCACACCTGTTGGGGAGTCGGACCGCGGAAACCGACTGAGGGACAAGATGAGGCGACGCATCGAGTCGGGGGACTGCTGGTTCTCCCTCGAGTTCTTTCCACCACGCACAGCCGGCGGTGCTGTTAACCTCATTTCCAG ATTTGACCGTATGGGATCTGGTGGGCCTCTATTCATCGACATCACTTGGCATCCAGCAGGAGATCCTGGCTCAGACAAAGAGACCTCATCCATGATGATTGCTAGCACAGCAGTCAACTACTGTGGCCTGGAGAGTGTGCTGCATCTGACCTGCTGCAAGCAAACAAAAGACAAGCTCACATTCTATCTGAACAAAGCCAAGCATCTGGGACTGAAGAACATCATGGCGCTGAGGGGAG ATCCAGTGGGAGCAGActgggaagaagaagaaggagggtTCAACTATGCTGTAGACCTGGTGAAGCATATCCGCAGTGAATTTGATGATTATTTTGACATTTGTGTCGCTG GCTACCCGACTGGGCACCCAGAGGCCGAGAGCTATGAAGAGGACCTGAGACGATTAAAAGAGAAAGTGGACGCAGGAGCACACTTTGTTGTGACTCAGCTGTTTTTCAGAGctgaaacatttctgaaattcCTTAAGGACTGCAGAGCTATTGGCATCACCTGTCCCATTTTACCTGGAATTTTCCCCCTTCAG GGTTATCACTCACTACGTCAGCTGGTCAAACTGTCAAAGCTGGAGGTGCCAGAGGAAATCATGAAAGTGATTGAGCCCATCAAAGACAACGATGCTGCCATCCGTAACTATGGTGTCCAGCAGGCCGTGGAGATGTGCAAGGTGCTACTGAACAGCGGCGATGTGCCCGGCCTGCACTTCTATACACTGAACAGAGAGGTGGCTACAACCGAAGTGCTCCGACAGCTCGGTTTATGGGCCGAGGACCCTCG GCGACCTCTGCCCTGGACTGTTAGTGCTCATCCCAAACGAAAGATGGAGGACGTCAGGCCAATCTTCTGGTCCACGAGGTCCAAAAGCTACATCTATAGAACGCAGGACTGGGATGATTTTCCCAATGGGAGATG GGGGAACTCCTCATCTCCTGCCTTTGGTGAGCTGACGGATTACTATTTGTTCTATCTGAAGAGCAAGTCCCCTAAAGAAGCCCTATTAAAGATGTGGGGAGAGGAACTAACAAGTGAGCAGAGTGTGTATGAAGTCTTCACCaactatattacagcacagccCAACCAAAATGGACACAAG GTTATGTGTCTACCATGGAACGATGACCCTCTGGCTCCAGAAACAAACATGTTAAAGGATGAGCTAGAGAAAGTGAATCGTAGAGGTATCCTCACCATCAACTCCCAGCCCAACATCAATGGCAAGCCTTCTTCTGACCCCATTGTAGGTTGGGGACCCCCAGGAGGATACGTCTTCCAGAAG GCTTACCTGGAATTTTTCAcatcaaatgaaaatgcaaaggCACTTCTTAAAGTGCTGAAGAAATATGAACCACGTGTGAACTATCACATCGTCAACATGCGG GGTGAGAATATTACAAATGCCCCTGAATTGCAACCCAATGCTGTAACCTGGGGGATTTTCCCTGGCAGAGAGATTGTTCAGCCCACTGTGGTCGATCCAGTCAGCTTTATGTCCTGGAAG gACGAGGCATTTGCGCTGTGGATTGAGCAGTGGGGGAAGCTGTATGAGGACGAGTCCCCCTCCAGAATGATCATCCAGTACATCCACGATAACTATTTCCTAGTCAACCTAGTGGACAATGATTTCCCCTTGAACAGCTGTCTGTGGCAG